The genome window CGCCGTATGCGCGAATCCCGCGCGCGACGATCTCGTCGACGAGTTCGCGAGCGGCGGCGACGCGCGTGCGCGCATCGTCGGCCAACGCCAGCGGCTCGCCGGCCGCCACGGCCGCGACCTGTCGCCAGTCGAGCGGCTGCGCCGCACGGAATAGGGTCATGGCAGCCTCAGTTCGCGGTGCGGTCGTGATGGCTCGACACGAATTGCCGGAAGCGCTCGGAGGTCTGCCCGCCGAACACGTGGTCGGGCGTCCCGTCCGTATCGACCTCGCCTTGATGGAGGAACATCACACGATTCGACACGTGGCGCGCAAAACCCATTTCGTGCGTGACGACCAGCATCGTGCGCCCCTCCTCCGCCAGCGAGCGCATCACGCGCAGCACCTCGCCGACCAGCTCGGGGTCGAGCGCCGACGTCGGTTCGTCGAACAGCATCACCTTCGGATGCATCGCCAGCGCGCGGGCAATGGCGACCCGTTGCTGCTGGCCGCCCGACAGGTGCGCGGGATAGTAGCCGCGCTTGTCCGCGAGACCGACGCGTGCGAGCAGCGCCTCCGCTTCCTCCACCGCTTCCGCGCGACTGCGCTTCTGCACGCGCAGCGGCCCCTCGACGAGGTTGTCGAGCACCGTCATGTGCGACCACAGGTTGAAGTTCTGAAATACCATCCCGAGCTGCGAGCGGATCCGGTCGACCTGGCGCCGGTCGCTCGGATGCAGCTTGCCGTCGCGCGCGCGCTTCATCGCCAGCGCTTCGCCCGCGAGCGCGACGGAGCCGTCGTCGGGCGTCTCGAGCAGGTTCAGGCAGCGCAGGAACGTGCTCTTGCCCGAGCCGCTCGCGCCGAGGATCGAGATGACGTCACCCTCGTGCGCGTCGAGCGAAATGCCCTTCAACACATGATGATCGCCGAACGACTTGTGGATGTTTCTGACCGACAGCGCAACGGGAGCAGGGGTGTTCATCGGATTCTCTCTGAAAGGACGGGGAACGCTCAGGATGCGGCGCGCCGGGGATTGGGCGTCGCCGCGGCGGGCGCACCGGACGGCTTCGGCGCACGCAGGTGCGCGGAGAGCCGCCATTCGAGCGCGCCGAGCAGGCGCACGACGATGAAGTTCAGGCACAGATAGATGATGGCCGCGCAGACGAACACCTCGGTCGTCCGATAGGTTTGCTGAATGATTTGCTGCGCGACGCCCGTCACTTCCCACACCGTGACGAGGCTCGCGAGCGCGGTCGACTTGACGAGCAGCACGGCCTCGGTCGAGTACGCCGGCAGGCACTGGCGCAGCGCGATCGGGCCGATCACGCGCCGCAGCAGCGAGAAACCCGACAGGCCGATGGAATACCCGGCCTCGATCTGCCCGACCGGTACGGCCATCAACCCGCCGCGCAGGATTTCGGCCGTGTAGCCGGCGGTGCACAGCGCAAGCGACAGCACCGCGCATACGTACGGCTCGCGCAGCACCGGCCACATGAAGCTCTCGCGGATCACGCCGAACTGGCCGAGCCCGTAATACACGAGGAACATCTGGATCAGCAGCGGCGAGCCGCGAAACACGAGGATGTAGGCGCGCGCGAAGCGGTTCGGCAGCCAGTGCGGCGACACGCGCATCGTGACGATCACGAGCGACAGCAGGCCGCCGAGCACGAGCGACGCGAAGAACAGACCGAGCGTGGTCGGCACGGCCGCGAGCAGCTGGCGCAGCGTATCGACGAGAAAATCGAAATCGATGGACATGCCCGTTCTCCGTCAGTTGCGCGCGAAATTGCGGCGGAACGACCGGCCGACGAGCGCTTCCGCCCGGTTGAACACGCGGTTCGACAAGCCCGTCATCAGCAGATACAACGCACCGCCCGCGACGAAGAATACGAAGTACTGGTGCGTCGAATTGGCGGCGATCTGGCTCGTGCGGAGCAGCTCGGCAAGACCGGTGACCGAGATCAGTGCGGAGTCCTTCAGGCTCAGTTGCCACACGTTGCCGATACCGGGCAGCGCGAAGCGCAGCACCTGCGGAACCAGGATACGCCGCAGCACCATCGCGCGCGGCATGCCGATCGAGCGTGCCGCTTCGAGCTCGCCTTTCGCGACGGCGAGCACCGCCGCGCGATAGACCTCGGCCTGATAGGCGCCCGAGATCATCCCGACCGCGAGCGCGCCGATCACGAACGGCGGCACGCCGATGAACCCTTCCGCGCCGAACCACTGGCCGACGGTCGTCACGAGCGTCGAGCCGCCGAAGTAGAACAGATAGATGACGAGCAGTTCGGGCACGCCGCGAAATACCGTCGTATATAGATCGCCGAGCAGCCGGGCGGTGCGGTAGCGCGACAGCTTCGCGGCCGCGATCGCCGCGCCGATCGCCGCGCCGACCGCGAGCGCGGCAAGCGTCAGCGCGACCGTCATCAGCGCGGCGAGCAGCAGCACACCGCCCCAGCCTTCGGATCCGAAGCCGAGCATTTCAAGAATCGCCATGCGTGCCTCCCGGCATGCGTTGAGTGAATCCGCTGGATGCGTGCCGCCGCGCGCCGTTCGACGAACTTACGCGGCGGCCGAACGCGCGCTTACGGCGTGACGTCGGTCTTGAACCACTTGTCGGCGAGCTTCTTCACGGTGCCGTCCGCGAGCGCCGCGGCGATCGCCGTATCGAACTTCGTCTTCAGGTCGGCATCCTGCTTGCGAAACGCGAGCCCCTCGCCCGGCCCCCAGATCGGGCCGCCGAGCTTCGGCCCCGCGAGCACGATCGATGCGTTGTCCTTCTTCGCGTTGTTCGCCGCGTAGTACGTGACATCGTCGAACGAGGCATCGATGCGCCCGGCGACCAGGTCGAGATCGCGCTCCGGCGACGTCTTGTACACGCGGATCGACGCGATGTCCTTGAAGCTGTCGTTGATGAATTTCGTGTAGACGGTGCCCGACTGGATCCCGATCGTCTTGCCCTTCAATTGCTTGCGCAGCGTGTCGACGGTGGGCTTGTCCGTGTTGGCGTCACCCGTCAGCTTGACGATCGGCGCGCCGGGCGCGGCCTTCGGCAGGATCTTCGTATCGGTGACGGCGAACGTCGCCGGCGTCGCCGCATACGGACGCGAGAACAGCAGGATCTTTTCGCGCTCAGGCGTGATGGAAATCGCATCCATCAGGATATCGAACTTGCCGGCCTGCAGGCCGGGAATCATCCCGTCCCAGTCCTGCGCGACCATGTTGCACTGCACCTTGATGCGCTCGCACACGTTGGCGAGCAGTTCCGGTTCGAAACCGCCCAGCTTGCCGCCCGGCAGCGTGAGGTTCCACGGCGCGTAGCCGCCTTCGAGCGCGACCGTCACCGTCTTCCATTCCTTTGCCTGCACCGGTGCCGCAAGCGTTGCCGCCGCTGCCGCGATGACGCCGATCGTCCTGATTGCCCATTTGATGCGCTTGCCGTTCACGAGCTTTCTCCTTGCGTTGAGGTTCGCCATCCCTTCGGTGCCAGCAAGCCGCCTCAGGAATTTGTCTATACAAGCATGCAAGAAGAAAAACAGCGAGACAAGCAGCGATCAATAAAAACCGGGGAAACGCGGGAAATCCCCTAATTCAAGGGCTCTGGCGCGCATCGTTGCAGGGAATTTCGGCACACGTTTGGTGCAGCTCGGCAGGCCGAATCTCAAGGATGACTAGACAAATTCTGAATTCGATCGCCAGGTGGGCCACGTCGTTTGCGTTTCTCGCCCGCGTCGATGTCCGCCGGTTCGTCCGGGACGGATGGCTGTATCCACCCCGGCCGACTCGTCGCGACGTTCCCGTCGAGGTGGCACATCGACGGCTGCACGATCGCGCAGTCGTCGTGAGGCATGACGATCGCGTCGTCGCCGTCGTTGGCTATCTCGGTGCCCGCCTTCGCGCTCACGCCGAGCCCCGTGAACGGCCGCGGGAACCGAAAATCCATCGGGCGCGCGGCGACCGGCTCCGTGATCTCGACGAACTTCCGCCGCACCGGCGCGGCTTGCGTCGGAAACGCCGCGACATCGTCGCGCGCGACGACGCCCGCGTGCAGCGGGAAGCGCGCGGCGCTGTCGAGCACGGCCTGGCCCCCGAGCGAGCGGTGAACGGCTGTACGATCCTCGGCGAATGGGCTCGTCGATGTCGGCGGGACGCCGCGAGCCGCGCGCGGTATCGATCCTACGGCGACTGCGGCGCATCGCGCAGCACGGTCCGCAGCGCCGTATCGAACGGCGTCGCGTAATCGATCCCGAGCGCGCGCACGCGCGCCGCGTCCAGATGGCAGTCGTACGGGCGCGGCGTCGCGTCGGTCGGCTGGTCGATCGGCGCGAGCGACGCGGCGATGCCGAGCGCGGCAGCGATTCGCTGCGCGATCTCGTACTTCGTCATCGGCTCCTCGCTCGACCAGTGGCGGATCCCCGTGACGGTTTCACCCGCGAGATGACGCAGCGTCAGGTCGCGGATGACCTGCGCGACGTCGGGCGTATAGGTCGGGTAACGAATCGCCCATGCGTCCATGCCGACCGCATCGGCGCCCGGTCGCGCCGACGCGACGACGGCCGGCGCGAGGCTCGTGACGGCCGATTCGCGCCAGTCGGCGATCGGGCCGAAGAGCAGCGGCAGGCGCAGCACGCACGACAGCGGCGACGCGGCGAGGAGCGCGGCCTCGCCTTCCAGCTTGGTACGGCCGTATATGTTCAGCGGATTCGGGATCGCGTCTTCGCGGTAGGGGGCGGCCCGGCCGTCGAAGACGTAGTCGGTCGAGATGCCGAGCGTCCAGGCGCCGTATCGCGCGGCGAGCGCACCGATGCGGGCCGGTGCGGTGACGTTGATCGCGCGGGCCGCGGCCGGGTCGCGTTCGCAGACGTCGGGGCGGCGCTCGGCGGCGCAGAGAATCACCGCTGCGGGCCGGTGGGTTTCAAAAACGCGTTCGAGCGCCGGCTGGTCGAGAACATCGAGTTCGGCGATGTTCTCGGCTGGCAATGCGAGCAGCTTCGCGCCGGCGGTTTGCGGGTTCCGGATGGTGGCGAGCAGCGTCAGCGACGGTTCGCGGAACAAAGACGCGGCGACCGCGCGGCCCAGCAGGCCCGAGGCGCCGATGAGGAGGATGGTTTTGCGTACCGACGATCGATTTGGCATGGTGGCGATGAATCACGGAAACGCATGGATTATCGGGCTTATTGGATGACATGAGCGGC of Burkholderia sp. NRF60-BP8 contains these proteins:
- a CDS encoding ABC transporter ATP-binding protein; protein product: MNTPAPVALSVRNIHKSFGDHHVLKGISLDAHEGDVISILGASGSGKSTFLRCLNLLETPDDGSVALAGEALAMKRARDGKLHPSDRRQVDRIRSQLGMVFQNFNLWSHMTVLDNLVEGPLRVQKRSRAEAVEEAEALLARVGLADKRGYYPAHLSGGQQQRVAIARALAMHPKVMLFDEPTSALDPELVGEVLRVMRSLAEEGRTMLVVTHEMGFARHVSNRVMFLHQGEVDTDGTPDHVFGGQTSERFRQFVSSHHDRTAN
- a CDS encoding ABC transporter permease — encoded protein: MSIDFDFLVDTLRQLLAAVPTTLGLFFASLVLGGLLSLVIVTMRVSPHWLPNRFARAYILVFRGSPLLIQMFLVYYGLGQFGVIRESFMWPVLREPYVCAVLSLALCTAGYTAEILRGGLMAVPVGQIEAGYSIGLSGFSLLRRVIGPIALRQCLPAYSTEAVLLVKSTALASLVTVWEVTGVAQQIIQQTYRTTEVFVCAAIIYLCLNFIVVRLLGALEWRLSAHLRAPKPSGAPAAATPNPRRAAS
- a CDS encoding ABC transporter permease; its protein translation is MAILEMLGFGSEGWGGVLLLAALMTVALTLAALAVGAAIGAAIAAAKLSRYRTARLLGDLYTTVFRGVPELLVIYLFYFGGSTLVTTVGQWFGAEGFIGVPPFVIGALAVGMISGAYQAEVYRAAVLAVAKGELEAARSIGMPRAMVLRRILVPQVLRFALPGIGNVWQLSLKDSALISVTGLAELLRTSQIAANSTHQYFVFFVAGGALYLLMTGLSNRVFNRAEALVGRSFRRNFARN
- a CDS encoding transporter substrate-binding domain-containing protein; the encoded protein is MNGKRIKWAIRTIGVIAAAAATLAAPVQAKEWKTVTVALEGGYAPWNLTLPGGKLGGFEPELLANVCERIKVQCNMVAQDWDGMIPGLQAGKFDILMDAISITPEREKILLFSRPYAATPATFAVTDTKILPKAAPGAPIVKLTGDANTDKPTVDTLRKQLKGKTIGIQSGTVYTKFINDSFKDIASIRVYKTSPERDLDLVAGRIDASFDDVTYYAANNAKKDNASIVLAGPKLGGPIWGPGEGLAFRKQDADLKTKFDTAIAAALADGTVKKLADKWFKTDVTP
- a CDS encoding dTDP-4-dehydrorhamnose reductase family protein, producing the protein MPNRSSVRKTILLIGASGLLGRAVAASLFREPSLTLLATIRNPQTAGAKLLALPAENIAELDVLDQPALERVFETHRPAAVILCAAERRPDVCERDPAAARAINVTAPARIGALAARYGAWTLGISTDYVFDGRAAPYREDAIPNPLNIYGRTKLEGEAALLAASPLSCVLRLPLLFGPIADWRESAVTSLAPAVVASARPGADAVGMDAWAIRYPTYTPDVAQVIRDLTLRHLAGETVTGIRHWSSEEPMTKYEIAQRIAAALGIAASLAPIDQPTDATPRPYDCHLDAARVRALGIDYATPFDTALRTVLRDAPQSP